The region GGACCCGGCGAATCTTGGCAAAGGGCAATGTGTGGCGCCAGGCCTGGGATACACTGAGCGCATCCCTGGATGTGGTCTTGAAGGCCTCACGGCGTGCGCCTGGCCCCGAGCCATGGGTGATGTTGTAAATCCAAGTCTGGAGCTGCGGCGTGAGACCCAGGCCAGTGAAGGCATAGAGTTCACGGATTACGGTGAGCGGGTCTCGGGCCAGGTCTTCATAGCGCACCAGGCGGTAGCGATCTTGCAAGAAGGGCGGCGGCTTGTGCAATGCTACCTCTGCGATGCGCACATGGCTGCGGCACACCTCGCTGACCACGCGCAGCCGGGGGTCCGCCTCCACCCACGTGCCGTTGGTACCCAGGACGATGCCATTGTCCCGTGCCAGCGCCTTGGCTGTCTGCTCTCGGGAACGTAGCACGGCCCGCGGGTCGCGTACTAGGTGCACGATGCGCAGGTTGAGCGCAGGGTCGCTGAGCAGCGGGTAGAGCACCTGCAGGTTGAAGAAGCGCACCTCCTTGAGCACTACGTGGCTGTAGGAGCTGCAGGCTTCCTGAGCCAGGCCGAAGGGCCGCGTTGCACACAGAGGCTTACACACCTCCTCGCTGCTAATGTTGCCCCGAGCGAAGGCGTCGCAGACCGGAGGCGAGCACAACGCGCGGCTCACTGCCCACTGGAAAAGATCCGAGATATTGCGGCGCCAGGGCAGGTAGGCATCGAACACGTCCATGTCGCAGAGGAACACCGAACGGATCAGGTCGCGCACGGCCATGTGGAGCGCGGGGGCACTGGCCTGCGACAACGCATCCCACACGTGCCAAGCTGGCTCCATCAGGTAGAAGACATCCGGGTGTTGGCTGAAGAGCTGGCCCACGAAAGACGAGCCGGAGCGCCAGGAGGACAGCAccagcacatgcacatgctcccCACGGCCTGCTGGGGACGATGGCATTTGCCGGGAGACCAGGAAGACCAGGATGCCGGTCTGCACTATCAGGAGCGAAAGCACTACAGTGCTGGAGAAGCGGGGTAGCCGCATGCCTCTGGCTAGAGCCTATAAAAAAGAGAGGCAGGGTTAGGAATTGCAGTTCAAACTTGTGTCCCAGGCCCAACTTCTGCCTGGTGCAAGCTGTGCTCTCTGTGAATTCGTAAGAAGGACCCTAaacttctgttcctcctgcctctggctcctaagTGCCGGCATTTCAGGTATGTGTTACCACACCTGGTTTAGCAAATACTaattttttcaaacaaaattccTGCCTTTTGCTTAAGAAACCCACTTATGCTGCCCTGGCTTTTCAGCATCCTGCCTCTTTACTTCCTGTTCTGTGATCTTAGGACCAGGCAATCTCACTGAAACTCTATTTACTCATCTGTTAAAGGGGGATAACACAAGCAAGCATCTGGCTTCCGGGATTTGTGGGGAACGACTGAAGGAAGCTTAGGGGACGGAGAGTGTAGTAACTCCCATGGTTGAAGACCACGGTGTGCTTCCAGGTcgtatgatttttattttaattaacaagcTGCACaatttttgatattaaaaataaacagggcctggtgagatggctcagcaggtaaagacataTGCTTCCACTCCTGAC is a window of Rattus rattus isolate New Zealand chromosome 17, Rrattus_CSIRO_v1, whole genome shotgun sequence DNA encoding:
- the LOC116886247 gene encoding carbohydrate sulfotransferase 5, yielding MRLPRFSSTVVLSLLIVQTGILVFLVSRQMPSSPAGRGEHVHVLVLSSWRSGSSFVGQLFSQHPDVFYLMEPAWHVWDALSQASAPALHMAVRDLIRSVFLCDMDVFDAYLPWRRNISDLFQWAVSRALCSPPVCDAFARGNISSEEVCKPLCATRPFGLAQEACSSYSHVVLKEVRFFNLQVLYPLLSDPALNLRIVHLVRDPRAVLRSREQTAKALARDNGIVLGTNGTWVEADPRLRVVSEVCRSHVRIAEVALHKPPPFLQDRYRLVRYEDLARDPLTVIRELYAFTGLGLTPQLQTWIYNITHGSGPGARREAFKTTSRDALSVSQAWRHTLPFAKIRRVQELCAGALQLLGYRPVHSELEQRDLSLDLLLPRGMDSFKWASSTDKQPES